One segment of Mycolicibacterium baixiangningiae DNA contains the following:
- a CDS encoding APC family permease: MTDQAVTPEKTPAQGVQRLKRNAVGTLGVIFMAVATAAPITAMVGNVPIAVGFGNGSHAPAGYLVATIVLGLFAIGYATMAKHITATGAFYGYISHGLGRIVGMASGLLITMAYVVFEASLIGIFSFFFKNFLSTQFGVDIHWVVPALLMLALNAILTYFDVNLTAKVLGVFLVTEIIMLALGAFAVLFQGGGPDGFAVAETLNPIGAFTPAAIAGASAGLGLFFAFWSWVGFESTAMYGEESKDPKRIIPRATMISVLGVGLFYVFVSWMAIAGTGTSKSVELAQDASTSSEIFFGPVRTTYGEWAITLFNILLVTGSFACGMAFHNCASRYLYALGREGLSSRLQNTLGATHPTHGSPHIASFVQTGITLVIILAFWAAGMDPYVHMYTLLAILGTMAILIVQSLCAFAVIAYFHFHKNHPSSAHWFKTFLAPLLGGLGMLYVVYLLWEHKESAAGTASGTLLFQVTPWIVVGLFVVGAALAAYLKFRDTSRYEMIGRTHFEDAEIRD; the protein is encoded by the coding sequence ATGACGGATCAAGCCGTTACACCAGAGAAAACGCCAGCTCAGGGCGTGCAACGACTCAAGCGTAACGCCGTGGGCACGCTCGGCGTGATCTTCATGGCGGTAGCCACCGCAGCGCCGATCACCGCAATGGTCGGCAACGTGCCGATCGCCGTCGGTTTCGGAAACGGTTCGCACGCCCCCGCCGGCTATCTTGTCGCAACCATCGTGCTCGGCCTGTTCGCGATCGGCTACGCGACCATGGCCAAGCACATCACCGCCACCGGCGCCTTCTACGGGTACATCAGCCATGGGCTGGGCCGCATCGTCGGGATGGCCAGCGGTCTGCTGATCACGATGGCCTACGTCGTGTTCGAAGCGTCGCTGATCGGCATTTTCTCGTTCTTCTTCAAGAACTTCCTGTCGACGCAGTTCGGCGTCGACATCCACTGGGTCGTGCCCGCGCTACTGATGTTGGCGCTCAACGCGATCCTGACCTACTTCGACGTCAACCTGACCGCGAAGGTCCTCGGTGTCTTCCTGGTCACCGAGATCATCATGCTCGCGCTCGGGGCGTTCGCCGTGCTGTTCCAGGGCGGCGGCCCCGACGGCTTCGCGGTGGCCGAGACGCTGAACCCCATCGGCGCGTTCACTCCGGCCGCGATCGCCGGCGCCAGCGCGGGCCTCGGCCTGTTCTTCGCGTTCTGGTCGTGGGTCGGCTTCGAGTCCACGGCGATGTACGGCGAGGAGTCCAAGGACCCGAAGCGGATCATCCCGCGTGCCACCATGATCTCGGTTCTGGGCGTCGGCCTGTTCTACGTGTTCGTGTCCTGGATGGCGATCGCGGGCACCGGTACGTCGAAGTCCGTCGAGCTCGCGCAGGATGCCAGCACGTCGTCGGAGATCTTCTTCGGGCCTGTGCGCACCACCTACGGCGAGTGGGCCATCACGCTGTTCAACATCCTGCTGGTGACGGGTTCGTTCGCGTGCGGTATGGCGTTCCACAACTGCGCCTCCCGGTACCTCTACGCGCTCGGTCGTGAGGGACTGTCGAGCCGGCTGCAGAACACGCTCGGTGCGACGCACCCCACGCACGGGTCGCCGCACATCGCGTCCTTCGTGCAGACCGGCATCACTCTGGTCATCATCCTGGCGTTCTGGGCTGCGGGCATGGATCCCTACGTGCACATGTACACGCTGCTGGCGATTCTCGGCACCATGGCGATCCTGATCGTGCAGTCGCTGTGCGCCTTCGCCGTCATCGCGTACTTCCACTTCCACAAGAACCATCCGTCGAGCGCGCACTGGTTCAAGACGTTCCTCGCACCCCTGCTCGGCGGGCTGGGCATGCTCTACGTCGTCTATCTGCTCTGGGAGCACAAGGAGTCCGCGGCGGGTACGGCGTCGGGCACTCTGCTGTTCCAGGTGACGCCGTGGATCGTGGTGGGACTGTTCGTCGTCGGTGCCGCGCTGGCCGCGTACCTCAAGTTCCGCGACACGTCCCGCTACGAGATGATCGGCCGCACCCATTTCGAGGATGCGGAGATTCGCGACTAG
- a CDS encoding alpha/beta hydrolase — MPDTSTSSHGAHNPDFHPDLRKVARYMPRQVVTPVTLPVIRMVTRLQGKRTPADVEELTLNSGVKVRLFRPTGVPVPAPALLWIHGGGYILGTAAQDDELCRRFARQLGITVASVDYRLAPESPYPTPVEDCYAALTWLARLPAVDPQRVAIGGASAGGGLAASLALLTRDRGELQPVAQLLVYPMIDDRTVERRGLDNPGHRLWNQASNRFGWSAYLGEADRDVAVPARREDLAGLPPAWIGVGTLDLFHDEDLAYAERLRAAGVPCQVEVVQGAFHGFDGVLPKADVSRAFFRSQCDTLRQAFTDRY; from the coding sequence ATGCCGGACACATCGACGTCCTCACACGGCGCGCACAACCCCGACTTCCACCCCGACCTCCGCAAGGTCGCCCGCTACATGCCGCGACAGGTCGTCACCCCGGTCACGCTGCCCGTCATCCGGATGGTCACGAGGCTGCAGGGGAAGCGCACTCCGGCCGACGTCGAGGAACTGACGCTCAACTCGGGCGTCAAGGTGCGGCTCTTCCGCCCTACCGGCGTGCCGGTGCCCGCACCCGCACTGCTGTGGATTCACGGCGGCGGCTATATCCTCGGCACCGCCGCACAGGATGACGAACTGTGCCGCCGGTTCGCTCGTCAGCTCGGAATCACCGTTGCCTCAGTGGATTACCGGTTAGCGCCCGAGAGTCCCTACCCCACACCGGTCGAGGACTGCTACGCGGCGCTGACCTGGTTGGCCCGCCTGCCGGCGGTCGATCCGCAGCGGGTGGCGATCGGCGGGGCCAGCGCCGGCGGCGGACTGGCCGCTTCACTCGCTCTACTGACCCGCGACCGCGGCGAATTACAGCCTGTGGCACAGCTTTTGGTGTATCCGATGATCGACGACCGCACCGTCGAGCGCCGCGGCTTGGACAACCCCGGCCACCGGCTGTGGAATCAGGCCAGCAACCGGTTCGGCTGGTCGGCCTATCTCGGTGAGGCCGATCGGGACGTCGCGGTGCCTGCCCGCCGCGAGGACCTCGCGGGGTTGCCACCGGCATGGATCGGGGTCGGCACCCTGGACCTGTTCCATGACGAGGATCTGGCCTACGCCGAGCGGCTGAGGGCCGCCGGCGTGCCGTGCCAGGTCGAGGTGGTCCAGGGCGCCTTCCACGGATTCGATGGAGTCCTGCCGAAGGCCGATGTGTCGCGGGCGTTCTTCCGAAGCCAGTGCGACACGCTCCGGCAGGCCTTCACCGACCGGTACTAG
- a CDS encoding alpha/beta hydrolase — MTVRPDTRYPGPTIWSRARWLLNAKPADRMLAMSVASASLPVIGKHLEPLGALAAMGVWGYRQMPELLSASAKSWFDPNNAEVRQHERDLTHAVSNEALRGVVPAADLAIEWPAPEKAPPLWKTFEHRRNVHKSSVRYGPLPSQLLDVWRPKELPTEPAPVLVFVPGGAWVHGSRLLQGYALMSHLAEMGWVCVSIDYRVAPHNPWPAHLNDVKTAIAWARANVDKYGGDRNFVAIAGTSAGGHLAALAGLTINNPEMQSELPEGSDTSVDAVVGIYGRYDWEDRSTAERARFIDFLERVVVKRKMSRHPELFRKASPMAQVHPEAPPFLVIHGSGDSVIPVWQARSFVEKLRAKSKSVVSYMELPGAGHGFDMIDGARTGSMATAIGLFLTQIHRNRTLVGAREVI; from the coding sequence ATGACGGTACGACCGGACACCCGGTACCCCGGTCCGACGATCTGGTCGCGCGCAAGGTGGTTGCTCAACGCCAAGCCCGCGGACCGCATGCTGGCGATGAGCGTCGCCTCGGCGTCGCTACCGGTCATCGGCAAGCACCTCGAACCACTCGGCGCGCTGGCCGCGATGGGGGTGTGGGGATACCGGCAGATGCCCGAACTCCTCTCCGCATCCGCCAAATCGTGGTTCGACCCCAATAACGCGGAGGTTCGCCAGCACGAGCGCGACCTGACGCACGCCGTGTCCAACGAGGCACTGCGAGGTGTGGTGCCCGCGGCGGACCTGGCGATCGAATGGCCGGCGCCGGAGAAGGCGCCGCCGCTGTGGAAGACGTTCGAGCATCGCCGCAACGTCCACAAGTCCTCGGTGCGCTACGGCCCGCTGCCTTCCCAGCTGCTCGACGTGTGGCGTCCGAAGGAGCTGCCGACCGAACCCGCCCCGGTGCTGGTGTTCGTCCCGGGTGGGGCATGGGTGCACGGCAGCCGTCTCCTGCAGGGTTACGCCCTGATGTCACACCTGGCCGAGATGGGCTGGGTCTGTGTGTCGATCGACTACCGGGTGGCGCCGCACAACCCGTGGCCGGCCCATCTGAACGACGTCAAGACCGCGATCGCATGGGCGCGGGCCAACGTCGACAAGTACGGCGGCGACCGCAACTTCGTCGCGATCGCCGGCACGTCGGCCGGCGGTCACCTCGCCGCACTCGCCGGGCTGACGATCAACAACCCCGAGATGCAATCCGAGCTGCCTGAGGGGTCGGACACCTCGGTGGACGCCGTGGTCGGCATCTACGGCCGGTACGACTGGGAGGATCGCTCCACCGCCGAGCGGGCCCGGTTCATCGACTTCCTCGAACGGGTCGTGGTGAAGCGCAAGATGTCTCGGCATCCCGAACTGTTCCGCAAGGCCTCGCCGATGGCGCAGGTGCATCCGGAGGCGCCACCCTTCCTGGTCATCCACGGCAGCGGTGACAGCGTGATCCCGGTGTGGCAGGCCCGCAGCTTCGTCGAGAAGCTCCGCGCGAAGTCGAAATCGGTGGTCAGCTACATGGAATTGCCAGGCGCAGGCCACGGTTTCGACATGATCGACGGTGCACGCACCGGGTCCATGGCCACCGCGATCGGGTTGTTCTTGACACAGATCCATCGAAACCGGACCCTGGTCGGCGCGCGAGAGGTTATATAG
- a CDS encoding WS/DGAT/MGAT family O-acyltransferase: MKRLSGWDAFLLYSETPTVHMHTLKLAVIQLDDLGDRNFGVEEFRQVIHSRLYKLDPFRYELVDIPFKFHHPMWRENCEVDLEYHVRPYRVDSPGGRRELDEAVGRIASTPLDRTKPLWEMYFIEGLADGRIAVLGKIHHALADGIASANLMARGMDLQSGPQHDRDSYATDPAPGPGELVRTAFRDHLRQIGKLPANWRYTAQGLQRVRHSSRKLSPELTRPFTPPPTFMNHKVDGVRKFATATLALTDIKQTAKHLGVTLNDLVLAISAGALRKLLLSYDGHAEHPLLASVPVSFDFSRERISGNYFTGVLVCIPVHIEDPLQRVQECHNAAASAKEGHHLIGPELVSRWSSYFPPAPAEALFRWLANKDGQNKVLNLPISNVPGPRERGRVGGALVTEIYSVGPLTTGSGLNITVWSYVDQLNISVLSDGATVDDPHELTDAMIDAFVEIRSAAGLPEELTVVETAMAQ, from the coding sequence GTGAAACGGCTCAGCGGGTGGGATGCGTTTCTGCTGTACAGCGAAACCCCCACGGTGCACATGCACACCCTCAAGCTGGCGGTGATCCAGCTCGACGATCTGGGGGACCGCAACTTCGGCGTCGAGGAATTCAGGCAGGTCATCCACAGCCGGCTCTACAAACTCGACCCGTTCCGCTACGAACTGGTCGACATCCCGTTCAAGTTCCACCACCCCATGTGGCGGGAGAACTGTGAGGTCGACCTCGAGTACCACGTCCGCCCGTACCGGGTGGACAGCCCCGGCGGGCGCCGAGAGCTCGACGAGGCGGTCGGCCGCATCGCCAGCACCCCGCTGGACCGCACCAAGCCGCTGTGGGAGATGTACTTCATCGAGGGCCTGGCCGACGGCCGGATCGCGGTACTGGGCAAGATCCACCACGCTCTGGCCGACGGTATCGCCTCGGCCAACCTGATGGCCCGCGGCATGGATCTGCAGAGCGGTCCACAACACGACCGCGATTCCTACGCCACCGATCCGGCGCCGGGCCCAGGTGAGTTGGTCCGCACGGCGTTCCGCGACCACCTGCGCCAGATCGGCAAGCTGCCGGCGAACTGGCGCTACACCGCGCAGGGCCTGCAGCGGGTCCGGCACAGCAGCCGCAAACTCTCACCCGAGTTGACCCGGCCGTTCACCCCGCCCCCGACGTTCATGAATCACAAGGTCGACGGGGTCCGCAAGTTCGCCACTGCCACACTGGCTCTCACGGACATCAAACAGACCGCCAAACATCTCGGTGTGACGCTCAACGATCTGGTGCTGGCCATCTCGGCCGGTGCGCTGCGAAAGCTGTTGCTGAGCTACGACGGTCACGCCGAACACCCGCTGCTGGCGTCGGTTCCGGTGAGCTTCGACTTCAGCCGGGAACGCATTTCGGGCAACTACTTCACCGGTGTGCTGGTGTGCATCCCCGTCCACATCGAGGATCCGCTGCAGCGGGTGCAGGAGTGCCACAACGCAGCCGCGTCAGCCAAGGAGGGGCACCATCTGATCGGCCCCGAACTGGTCAGCCGGTGGTCGTCGTACTTCCCGCCCGCGCCGGCCGAGGCGCTGTTCCGGTGGCTGGCCAACAAGGACGGCCAGAACAAGGTGCTCAACCTGCCGATCTCCAACGTGCCGGGTCCGCGCGAACGGGGCCGGGTGGGCGGTGCGCTGGTCACCGAAATCTATTCGGTCGGTCCGCTGACCACGGGCAGCGGCCTCAACATCACGGTGTGGAGCTACGTCGACCAGCTCAACATCTCCGTGCTGTCCGACGGCGCGACCGTGGACGACCCCCACGAACTCACCGACGCGATGATCGATGCCTTCGTCGAGATCCGTTCAGCCGCAGGGCTTCCCGAGGAACTGACGGTGGTCGAGACGGCGATGGCGCAGTAG
- a CDS encoding alpha/beta hydrolase, protein MPKPRPLLATSFEALNAANGVQPLGRKGYVTIPTFAFGWPTSELAPLYLTGSVLDAVRRGLQGQFTSRTGRAALVLKVITWGLLVFIQRRNVKSQPFFEAGLREALGEDYVSVAAESQPARRRGGVLRTGWSRRRYVEKTGTVRYGPHQANTADIWRRSDLPRDGRAPVLLQVPGGAWAIGMRRPQAYPLLSHLTERGWICVSIGYRISPRHTWPAHIVDVKRALAWIKENIADYGGDPDFVAISGGSAGGHLTALAALTPNDPQWQPGFADADTSVRAAVPVYGRYDWFSADGEGRPQFIAFLQKFVVKKPFLGNRRDYLEASPITKIRPDAPPFFVLHGEDDSIIPVPEAREFVEELRKVSTSPVAYSEIPHAQHAFDFYGSPRGHYTAEAIERFLSWVHAQRG, encoded by the coding sequence ATGCCTAAGCCCCGGCCGCTGCTCGCGACGAGCTTCGAAGCGCTCAACGCGGCCAACGGCGTACAGCCGCTGGGCCGCAAGGGTTACGTCACCATTCCGACGTTCGCGTTCGGCTGGCCGACCTCCGAACTCGCGCCCCTGTACCTGACCGGTTCGGTGCTCGACGCCGTCCGCCGCGGGCTACAGGGCCAGTTCACGAGCCGCACCGGCCGCGCCGCGCTGGTGCTCAAGGTCATCACGTGGGGTCTGCTGGTCTTCATCCAGCGGCGAAACGTCAAGTCGCAACCGTTCTTCGAGGCCGGACTTCGTGAAGCGCTCGGCGAGGACTACGTGTCGGTGGCCGCGGAGTCCCAACCCGCACGCCGCCGCGGTGGCGTCTTGCGGACCGGGTGGTCGCGGCGGCGCTACGTCGAGAAGACGGGCACCGTCCGCTACGGCCCGCACCAGGCGAACACCGCGGACATCTGGCGGCGCAGCGACCTCCCGCGCGACGGGCGCGCGCCGGTGCTGTTGCAGGTGCCCGGCGGGGCCTGGGCCATCGGAATGCGCCGCCCGCAGGCCTATCCGCTGCTGAGCCACCTCACCGAACGCGGCTGGATCTGCGTGTCGATCGGCTACCGGATCAGCCCGCGACACACCTGGCCCGCGCACATCGTCGACGTCAAGCGGGCGTTGGCCTGGATCAAGGAGAACATCGCCGACTACGGCGGCGACCCGGATTTCGTGGCGATCAGCGGGGGTTCGGCCGGCGGCCACCTCACGGCGCTGGCGGCACTCACTCCCAACGATCCGCAGTGGCAGCCCGGTTTCGCCGACGCCGACACCTCGGTCCGCGCCGCCGTGCCGGTCTACGGCCGCTACGACTGGTTCTCGGCCGACGGGGAGGGCCGGCCGCAGTTCATCGCGTTTCTGCAGAAGTTCGTGGTCAAGAAGCCGTTCCTCGGCAACCGCCGCGACTACCTGGAGGCCTCCCCCATCACGAAGATACGACCCGACGCGCCACCGTTTTTCGTGCTGCATGGCGAGGACGACTCGATCATCCCCGTTCCGGAAGCCCGCGAATTCGTCGAGGAACTCCGCAAGGTGTCGACATCACCGGTGGCGTATTCGGAGATCCCGCACGCACAGCACGCCTTCGACTTCTACGGTTCGCCGCGCGGCCACTACACCGCCGAGGCCATCGAACGCTTCCTGTCGTGGGTGCACGCGCAGCGGGGCTGA
- the fadD12 gene encoding acyl-CoA ligase FadD12, with the protein MQLTDRLGGALGLFDAMRRARLIAPLRPDKYVRIAAAMRRENMGITSGFASAAQRCPDAPGLIDERGTLTWREIDQRSDALAAALQALPGGGPKVIGIMARNHRGFVESLIAANRIGADVLLLNTSFAGPALAEVVEREGVEAVIYDEEFSPTVDSAVGGARITRIIAWTDQQPDSLTVESMIAAHRGQSPQRARSRSRVILLTSGTTGSPKGAKHSGGGPEILGAILRRTPWRAEEPVVIVAPMFHAWGFSQLAFAASLACPIITRRKFDPAATLALIDEHRATGLIVVPVMFDRIMELPADVRARYSARSLRFAAASGSRMRPDVVTAFMDQFGDVIYNNYNATEAGMIATATPADLRAAPDTAGKPAEGTEIRILDPEFRQLPAGETGSIFVRNSTQFDGYTSGSTKDFHDGFMSSGDLGYLDEAGRLFVVGRDDEMIVSGGENVYPIEVEKTLSAHPEVAEALVIGVDDEQYGQRLAAFVVLTAGASVIPEELKQHVRENLANYKVPRDITVLDELPRNSTGKIVRRDLQSRAADA; encoded by the coding sequence ATGCAGCTGACCGACCGGCTCGGCGGTGCTCTCGGTCTGTTCGATGCGATGCGGCGTGCGCGGCTGATCGCGCCGCTGCGGCCCGACAAGTACGTGCGGATCGCGGCGGCGATGCGCCGCGAGAACATGGGCATCACATCCGGTTTCGCCAGCGCGGCCCAGCGGTGCCCGGATGCGCCGGGGCTGATCGACGAGCGCGGAACGCTGACGTGGCGCGAGATCGACCAGCGCAGCGACGCCCTGGCCGCCGCACTGCAGGCGCTTCCCGGCGGCGGGCCGAAGGTCATCGGCATCATGGCGCGCAATCACCGCGGTTTCGTGGAGTCGCTGATCGCGGCCAACCGGATCGGTGCCGACGTGCTGCTGCTCAACACGTCGTTCGCCGGGCCGGCGCTGGCCGAGGTCGTCGAACGCGAGGGTGTGGAGGCGGTGATCTACGACGAGGAGTTCTCCCCCACCGTGGACAGCGCCGTCGGCGGTGCCCGCATCACCCGGATCATCGCGTGGACCGACCAGCAGCCTGACAGCCTGACCGTGGAGTCGATGATCGCCGCGCATCGAGGGCAGAGCCCGCAACGCGCGCGCAGCAGGTCCCGGGTCATCCTGCTCACCTCCGGTACCACCGGATCGCCGAAGGGCGCCAAGCACTCCGGAGGAGGCCCGGAGATCCTCGGGGCGATCCTGCGCCGGACGCCGTGGCGGGCAGAGGAACCGGTGGTGATCGTCGCACCGATGTTCCACGCCTGGGGGTTCTCCCAGTTGGCGTTCGCCGCATCCCTGGCGTGCCCCATCATCACGCGCCGCAAATTCGATCCGGCGGCCACGCTCGCGTTGATCGACGAGCACCGCGCGACCGGGCTGATCGTGGTGCCGGTGATGTTCGACCGCATCATGGAACTGCCCGCCGACGTGCGGGCCCGCTACAGCGCCCGGTCATTGCGGTTCGCCGCCGCCTCGGGATCGCGCATGCGGCCCGATGTCGTCACCGCGTTCATGGACCAGTTCGGCGACGTCATCTACAACAACTACAACGCGACCGAGGCCGGCATGATCGCCACCGCGACACCGGCCGACCTGCGCGCCGCTCCCGATACGGCCGGAAAACCCGCCGAGGGCACCGAGATTCGCATCCTCGACCCCGAGTTCCGCCAACTCCCCGCCGGTGAGACCGGAAGCATCTTCGTGCGCAACTCCACCCAGTTCGACGGGTACACCTCCGGTTCCACGAAGGACTTCCACGACGGGTTCATGTCTTCCGGGGATCTGGGCTACCTCGACGAGGCCGGCCGGTTGTTCGTCGTCGGGCGCGACGACGAGATGATCGTCTCCGGCGGTGAGAACGTCTACCCGATCGAAGTCGAGAAGACGCTCTCGGCCCACCCCGAGGTGGCCGAGGCGTTGGTCATCGGGGTGGACGACGAGCAGTACGGACAGCGACTCGCGGCGTTCGTGGTTTTGACTGCGGGCGCATCGGTTATCCCCGAGGAACTGAAACAGCACGTCCGAGAGAATTTGGCGAACTACAAAGTGCCCAGAGACATCACGGTGCTCGACGAGCTGCCGCGCAACAGCACCGGCAAGATCGTCCGGCGTGACCTGCAGTCCCGTGCCGCCGATGCCTAA